ATAGCCGTTTGACTTGCGAAGCACCCGGTCCTTGTCATCGCCAAAGCGGGTTGACTCGAACCACAGGGCGCCGTCCTTGTCATAGGCCAGCCCCTTTGCCTTGAGGGTCTCAAGGGTTTTGGTCACAACACCCTTGTCCACCAGACTTTTTTCCGAAAACCAGTTTTGATGCTCCACCCTGAAATGGGCCAGGTCCTTTTTGATGCCGTCAAGAATGACCTCAACGGCCACGTTTTTGCAATATTCAATGGCCTGGTCCTCGGGGGTGTCCAAAAAGGCCTTGCCCTTGGCCGCTAGGATATCGGCGGCAATGGTTTTGATGTAGTCGCCCTTGTAGGATTCTTCGGGAAATTCGATATCTTCTCCGGCAAGCTGCCTGAGCCGAACCCAGACGGAATTGCCCAGCAAGAGCATCTGACGGCCGGCGTCATTCAGGTAATACTCGGTATGCACTTCATGGCCGGTGGCCCGGAGGATACGGGTCAGGGAGTCGCCAATGGCCGCGCCCCGCCCGTGACCAATGTGCAGGGGACCTGTGGGGTTGGCGGAAACGTACTCGATCTGGACCTTGGTTGTTTTTCCTTGCCTGGACGTCCCATAGGATTCCTTTTGGGAGGCGATCTCGGGGATGGTTGCCAGCCAGAAGGCGCGGTTGAAGAAAAAGTTCAAAAAGCCTGGCCCGGCAATTTCAATGGTTTCGACTTCCGGGCACTGGGCCAGCAGGGTTTCGCGAATTTCCTCGGCAATCTTTCGGGGGGCTGTTTTGGCTTGTCTGGTGAGCATCATGGCCAGATTGGAGGCCAGATCACCAAATTTTTCGTCCTTGGGAGGTTCGAGAGTTGCCTTTTCAGGCCACTGCCAGCCCTTGGCCTGAACAAAGGATTTGAGTTTGTCGTTGAGATAGATTTCACCGCGCATGGTACGTCCTTAGGTCAAAAAATGAGTATGAAGAGTTTTACAATGTCTGGGCCTGTTGCAGGGTTTCGATGTTTTCCGAAAGGATGTCGTCCTTGTGATCCATGAGAATCTGCCCTGTCATGCGGGACAGGACGCCCTTGGGGCCCAATTCGATGAATCGCCTGATACCAGCTTCCCACTGGGCAGTGACAAGCTGGGTCCAGTAGACCGAAGACGTCATCTGGCGGGTCATGACGCGCTGGATGACGCGCGGATCATCAGCTTGTTGTGCAGAGGCATTCAAATAAACCGGAAAGACGGGTGCTTTCCAGTCCACCTTGGCCATGGCCTTGGCCAGCTCGGCCGCAGGTTCGGCCATCATGGGGCTGTGAAAGGCGCCGCTTACGGGAAGAAGCACGGCCCGTCCCTTGGCTTGTTTGGCCAGGGAGGCCACTTGGCTGACCGCGCTCTGGGTTCCGCTTATGACAAACTGGACGGGTGTGTTGTAATTGGCAATGAGGATTTCTTGATCAAGGGATTTTCTGACATCCTCCACCAGGGTTTCCACAGTTTCACGGGAAAGTTTGAGGATGGCGGCCATCTTGCCTTCGGAGTTCTTGCTCGCTTCGGCCATGAGGCGACCCCGCAGGCAGACCAGGTCAAGGGTGTCGTTGATGGACAGGACCCCGGATGCGAACAGGGCCGAGAACTCGCCAAGACTGTGCCCTGCAGCGCAGGCAGGGGAAAGTCTGCTTTTCACAAAGCCCCAGAGTGCCGCGTTGACAACGGTCAGGGCCGGTTGCAAATAGGCGGTCTGCGCCATGGCCTGGACATCGTTGTCCCAGTAAATTTCGCGCAGGGCAAAGCCGGATATCTTTTCCGCCCGGACCCAGAGCTCCATGGCATCCGACCAGTATTCGGCCAGATCCCGTCCCATGCCGGGGCATTGCGATCCCTGTCCGGGAAAAAGAATGGCGGTCAGGGGATTGGTTGTGGTCATGA
The DNA window shown above is from Desulfoplanes formicivorans and carries:
- the argS gene encoding arginine--tRNA ligase, with product MRGEIYLNDKLKSFVQAKGWQWPEKATLEPPKDEKFGDLASNLAMMLTRQAKTAPRKIAEEIRETLLAQCPEVETIEIAGPGFLNFFFNRAFWLATIPEIASQKESYGTSRQGKTTKVQIEYVSANPTGPLHIGHGRGAAIGDSLTRILRATGHEVHTEYYLNDAGRQMLLLGNSVWVRLRQLAGEDIEFPEESYKGDYIKTIAADILAAKGKAFLDTPEDQAIEYCKNVAVEVILDGIKKDLAHFRVEHQNWFSEKSLVDKGVVTKTLETLKAKGLAYDKDGALWFESTRFGDDKDRVLRKSNGYLTYFASDIAYHANKIERGFDLMVDIWGADHHGYVPRMKAGIEAVGNDRESLQVILVQLVNLLRGGEQIAMSTRAGKFETLADVCEEVGVDAARFIFLSRKSDSHLDFDLDVVKKQSMDNPVYYVQYAHARICSLMAKAKERGIQGTHPDMELLALLDTPEDLALAKRMDRFPDILSLAARTLSPHHVSYYLQELAGDLHRYYNVHHILNAPNPQLLQARLHLFKAVAQVLRNGLALLGVDAPEKM
- a CDS encoding ACP S-malonyltransferase, with translation MTTTNPLTAILFPGQGSQCPGMGRDLAEYWSDAMELWVRAEKISGFALREIYWDNDVQAMAQTAYLQPALTVVNAALWGFVKSRLSPACAAGHSLGEFSALFASGVLSINDTLDLVCLRGRLMAEASKNSEGKMAAILKLSRETVETLVEDVRKSLDQEILIANYNTPVQFVISGTQSAVSQVASLAKQAKGRAVLLPVSGAFHSPMMAEPAAELAKAMAKVDWKAPVFPVYLNASAQQADDPRVIQRVMTRQMTSSVYWTQLVTAQWEAGIRRFIELGPKGVLSRMTGQILMDHKDDILSENIETLQQAQTL